CCGACGCCTCCGCGACCGCGCCGCGCGCCCGCTGGGCCGAGAGCTCGGCCTGGAGGGCCCGCACCTCGTCGCGGAGCCGCTCGACCCGGCCCGGGAGCTCCTCGGGCTTCACCCGCAGGGCGGTGGCGGCGGCGCGCAGGGCCCGCTCCTCGTCGTGGATCCGGGCCAGCGCGTCGGCGCCCGTCACGGCCTCGATCCGTCGGAGGTTGGCGCCGATCGAGCTCTCGCTCACGATCTTGATCGGCCCGATGAAGCCGAGGGCGTGCACGTGGGTGCCGCCGCACAGCTCGAGCGAGTGCTCGCCGGCCTCGAGCACGCGCACGAGGTCGCCGTACTTGTCGCCGAAGAAGGCGATGGCGCCGAGCGCCTCGGCGTGCTCCTTCGTCGTCTCGTAGTGCCGCACGGGGGCGTCGGTGATGATCTCGGCGTTGGCGAGCGCCTCGACGCGGTCGAGCTCCTCGACGGTCACGGCGCGGTCGTGGCTGAAGTCGAAGCGCAGCCGGTCGGGGGCGACGAGCGAGCCGGCCTGCTTGACGTGCGGGCCGAGCACCTCGCGCAGGGCCCAGTGCAGGATGTGGGTTGCAGTGTGGTTCCGACGGATGCGGTCGCGTCGGTCGGCGTCGATCCGGGCCGTGACGAGGTCGCCGGCGGCGATCTCGCCCTCCTCGAGCCGGCCGTGGTGGGCGACGAGGCCCGGCAGCGCGTACGTGGTGTCGACGACGCGCACCCGCCCGTTCGGCCCGAGCAGGACGCCGGTGTCGCCGACCTGCCCGCCGGCCTCGGCGTAGAACGGGGTCCGGTCGAGCACGACGTCGACCTCGCCGTCGGCGGCGCGGTCGACGCGCCGGTCCCCCACGACGAGGGCCTGCACCGCCGCGTCGGGTGTCTCGTACTCGACCCGGCCCGTGAACTCGGTCGGGCCCACCTCCTCGAGCAGCGCCCGGTAGGCGGCGGTGCCGACCTCGCCCCCGGTCGCCTTGCGCGCCGCCGCGGCCCGTGACCGCTGCTCCTCCATGCGGGCCTCGAACCCGGCGCCGTCGACGGTGCGGCCTCGCTCCCCGGCGACCTCGCGGGTCAGGTCGATCGGGAAGCCGAGCGTGTCGTGGAGGAAGAAGGCGTCGCCGCCGCCGACGTCGCCCTTGGCGAGGAGGTCATCGAGCACCTCGAGGCCCCGCTCGAGGGTCTGGCGGAACCGCTCCTCCTCGCGCTCCACCGTGCGGGTGACCAGGTCGCGCTGCGAGACGATCTCCGGGTAGGCGTCGCCCATGACCTCGATCGTGGCCTCGGCCAGCGTCGGGGTCACGACCTGCTGGGCGCCGAGGAGGAAGGCGTGCCGGACCGCGCGCCGGATGATCCGCCGGAGCACGTAGCCGCGCTCCTCGTTCGAGGGCACCACGCCGTCGGCGACGAGGAAGGTCATGGTCCGGGCGTGCTCGGCGAGGATCCGGAGCGACACGTCGAGGTCGGGCTTGCGGCCGTACGTGACGCCCGTGACCCGCTCCGCGGTCTGCACGAGGGGGGCGAAGACGTCGATGTCGAAGATCGAGTCGACGCCCTGGAGGGCCATGAGGTTGCGCTCCAGCCCGGCGCCGGTGTCGATGCTCGGTCGGGGCAGCGGGACCTGGCCGTCGACGCGCTGGTCGAACTGCATGAACACCAGGTTCCAGAGCTCGATGTAGCGGTCGGGCGACTGCGCCGGTCCGCCGCCGGGCCCGAAGTCGTCCCCGAGGTCCCAGAACAGCTCCGACGACAGCCCGCAGGGGCCGGTGTCGCCCATGCGCCAGACGTTCTCCTCGTCGAGGCGCTGGATCCGCGCCGGCGGGAGCCCGACCTCGCGCCGCCAGATGCCGTCGGCGTCGTCGTCGGAGACGTGGACGGTCACCCAGAGCCGCTCGGGGTCGAGCTCGAGGACCTCGGTGAGGAACTCCCAGGCCCACGGGATCGTCTCGGCCTTGAAGTAGTCGCCGAAGCTGAAGTTCCCGAGCATCTCGAAGAAGCTGAAGTGCCGGTTCGTGCGCCCGATGTCGTCGAGGTCGTTGTGCTTGCCGCCGGCCCGGACGCACTTCTGGATCGACGCCGCCCGCGGCCAGGGCGGCGCCTCGTCCCCGACGAAGTAGGGCTTGAACGGCACCATGCCCGCCACCGTGAACAGCACGGTCGGGTCGTGCGGGATCAGCGCCGCCGAGGGGACGATGACGTGCCCGCGGGCGGCGAAGAAGTCGAGGAACGCGAGGCGCAGCTCGCCAGCGGTGCGGGGCGCCATGTCGCCAGGCTACTGCCCGGGGTCCTCGGCCTCTCCGGGGTTCGCCGACGACGCGAGCACGCGGCGCAGGCGGGTCTCGCGCGCGCGCATCTCGTCGCGGCCCTCGTGGAGCGCGCCGGTGACGTCGCGCCGCAGCCGGTCCGCGAGCCGCGCCGGCGCGTCCGCCGCCGTGGTGGCGTGCCGCCGGACCTGCCTCGCGGCGGCGACGCCGAGCCCGAAGCCGACCGTCAGCCAGAACGAGCGGCGGATCACCGGGGCGCGCCCCGCGGCGGGCGGGCCAGCCGGGCGACGGCCCGCCGCGCCCCCGCGCCGAACGCCACCGCCTTCACGAGCCGTCCGGTGACCGGCTCGAGGACCACGCGGGGTGGGGGCGGCTCCTCGCCCGCCGCTCGTCGGGCGCGCGCCGCCGCGTCACGCGCGGCGTCGAGCACACGCGCGCTGGACTCCTCGACCTCGGCGAGGCGCCGCTCGAGCGCGTGCACCCGGGCCTCGGACCGGCGGAGGCGGCGCGCCGCGCGCCACCCGCCCGCGGCGCCGGCGGCGAGCGCGGCGGCGAGGAGCCCGGCGAGGATCCACGCCGTCGTGCTCACGCCCCGGCCTCCCCGCGGTGCCCGTCGCGCTCGGGCGCCGGGGCGCCGGCGGCGCCGGGATCGGGGTCGACGTCCTCGCCGTGGCCGCTGGCGCGGTAGTAGCGGTGGTCGGCGGCCTCGGGCGGCCGGTAGTCCTGGTCGACCCAGCCCGACGGCTCGTGGTGCGGGTACCGGTAGCCGTCGCCGTGCCCGAGCCGCGCCGCGCCGGGGTAGGAGGCGTCGCGGAGGTGCACGGGCACGCGCGCCGGGGCGCCGTCCCGGATGTCGTGCGTCGCGGCGTCGAGCGCGGTCAGCACCGAGTTCGACTTCGGCGCCCGGGCCAGGTAGAGGACGGCCTGGGCCAGGTTCAGGCGCGCCTCGGGCAGCCCGACGTACTCGACGGCGCGGGCGGCGGCGTCGGCGACGAGCAGCCCGCGGGGGTCGGCGAGCCCGACGTCCTCGGAGGCGAGGATGACGAGCCGGCGGGCGATGAGCCGGGCGTCCTCCCCGGCCTCGAGCATGTGCGCGAGCCAGTAGAGGCCGGCGTCGGGGTCCGAGCCCCGGATGCTCTTGATGAACGCCGACAGCACGTCGTAGTGCTCGTCGTCGCCGTAGCGGAGGGCCCGCAGCGCCATCGCCGCCTCGGTGTCGGCGAGGGTGACCCGGTCCCGGCCCGCCTCGGCGGCGAGGGCCGCGGCGACGTCGAGGGACGTGAGCGCGTGCCGGGCGTCGCCGTCGGCGCGCGCGACGAGGTGATCGAAGGCGTCGTCGTCGAGCGTGACCGCGTCGCCGAGGCCGCGCGGGTCGTGGAGGGCGCGCGCGACGAGCTCGCGGAGGGCGTCGGGCCCGAGCGGCTCGAGCCGGAACAGCGTCGACCGGGACAGCAGCGGGCCGGTGAGCGAGAAGTAGGGGTTCTCGGTGGTGGCGCCGATCAGCACGAGGAGGCCCTCCTCGACGTGGGGCAGCAGGGCGTCCTGCTGGGTGCGGCTGAACCGGTGCACCTCGTCGAGGAAGAGGATGGTGCCCTGGCCCCGCTCGCCGAGGCGGCTGCGGGCCCTCGCCGCCACCTCCCGGACCTCCTTCACGCCCGCGCTCACCGCCGACAGCGGCTCGAAGGCCTGCCGGGTGGCGCCGGCGACGGTGCGGGCGATCGTGGTCTTGCCCGTGCCGGGCGGCCCCCACAGCACCACCGACGAGAGCCGGTCGGACTCGATGAGGGTGCGGAGCGGCTTCCCCGGCCCGAGGAGGTGACCCTGGCCGACCACCTCGTCGAGGGTGCGGGGCCGCAGCCGGGCGGCCAGCGGCGCCCGACGGGCCAGGCGCTCCTCGACCGAGGCGCTGAAGAGGTCGCTCACCCGCCGATCGTACGGCGGGGCGGGCGCGCGACCGGGAGGCCTACCGCCAGGTGACGGTGGCGACCGCCACGGGGTCGGCCAGCCCCTTCACCGCCAGGGCGCGCGGTTCGGTCACGTCGAAGCGGTCCCCGACCGTCGCCAGCGCCGCCGCCGAGGCCAGGATCTCGTCGCCGGCCGCCAGCCCCGCCACCCGGGCCGCCTCGTGGACGCCGCGGCCGAAGAAGTCGCCGTCCCGCTCGGTGGCCTCGGCGGCGTGGACGCCGATGCGGACCGGCGGCGCGAAGCCGTGCTCCTGCCGCTGCTCGGCCAGCCGGCGCTGGACCGCGACCGCGCACGCCAGCGCGGCGGCGGGCGTCTCGAAGGCGACGAAGAAGCCGTCACCCTCGTGCTTGACCTCGGTGCCGTCGTGGACCTCGAAGCAGGCCCGGAGGGTGCGGTCGTGCCAGGCGAGGAGGCGCTGCCAGGCGTCGTCCCCCATCGCCTCGAGCAGCCGCGTCGACTCGACGATGTCGGTGAACATGAAGGCCTTCTCGGTCCGGGTCGCCGGCGCGTCGGCGGCGAGCCGGCGGCGGACCCGCTCGGCGTCCCGCCGCGCGCCGAGGCGCTCGAAGGCGCGCGCGGCGGCGTCGAGCTCGAGCGTGGCGGTGGCCTGGTCGCCGCGGCGGCGGTGGCCCTCGGCGAGCAGGGTGCGGGTCTGGGCCGCCTCGTACGGCGCGTCCACCTCGCACCAGAGCCGGCAGGCGCGGTCGAGGAGGGCCAGGCCGCCGTCGACGTCACCGGCGGCGAGGGCCAGCTCCCCGTCGGCGTGGACGGCGGCCGCGGTCGTGGCCGGCGTCGCGCAGCGTTCGGCGACGGCGCGGAGCTCGGCCGCCGCCTCGCGGGCCTCGTCGAGGTGGCCGGCCGCCAGCTCGATCGTCACCGCGGCCGGGAGCACGGTCGGGCGCTCCTCCTGGGCCAGCACCGACGGGTGGTCGAGGGCGCGGCGGACGCAGGCCCGGGCCGCGTCGACGTTGCCGCGCTCGAGCTCGAGGAGCGCCAGCCCCGGCTGGGGGTCGGTGCCGAGCTCGAGCGCCCGCCCGAAGGATTCGGCGGCGGCGTCGAGGTCCCCGCGCCGGCGCTGGATCTCGCCGAGCTCCATGAACCCCCAGCCCGCGTACCGCGGCCCCGAGACGAGCAGCTCGTCGATCGCGGTCCGGGCGTCGAGCTCGGCGTCGGCGTAGTCACCGTGGATGCGCATCACCTCGGCCCGGTGGAAGCGACAGAGGCCGGGGAAGCCGTTCACGCGCTGGCGCTCGCACCATCGCAGGGACACCTGGGTCCACTCGCCGGCGCGGCCCCAGTCGCCGAGGTTGCGGCAGGCCCAGAGCGTGGCGCAGAAGATGGTGCCGGTGGCGACGAGCCCGAGCTCGCCGCCGACGGCGGCCGCGTTCGCCTCGTCGACCCGGGCCCGACCCTCCTCGACGCGCCCGGAGGCGAGGAGGGCGTGACCCTGCCAGAGCCGCCCCATCGCCTCGACGTCCCGGCTCCCGGTGCGCCGGCCGATGTCGACGGCGGCCTGGGCCTGCGCCAGGCCCTCCTCGAGGTCGCCGAGCTCGAGGACCCCGCGCGCGACCAGCGCGGCCAGGTGCCCGTGCTCGGCGCACTCGGGCACGTCCTCGAGCAGCCGGCCGGCCTGGGCGGCGCAGCCCACGGCGACGGCGCCGTCGCCGCGCTGCCAGTGCTCCCGCGCCAGGTCCAGGGTCACGCGCGCGGCGCCGCGCCGGTCCCCGTTGGCGCCGTAGCGCTCGACGGCGCGCTCGAGCAGCGGCACGACCTCGCCGGCGCGGCCCGACCACTTCGCGGCGTCGGCGAAGCGGACCAGGTCGTCGGCGTCGAGCGGGCGCTCCCCGTCCTCGGCCGCCAGCAGCTCGTACGACGCCTCCCAGTCGTGCCGCTCGAACGCGGCTCGGGCGGCGACGAGGCGCGTCTCGGCCGTCGTCGGCTCCATGGCCACCGATTGTTCCACCCGCCGCGGCGGCGCCGCGTCGAGGCCGTGCCGCGCCTCAGCGGCGCCGGGTGACGCTGAGGCCCAGCTCGCGCAGCTGCTCGGGGTCGATCGGGCTCGGCGCCCCCATGAGCGGGTCGGCGCCGGACTGGGTCTTCGGGAACGCGATCACCTCCCGGATGTTCTCCTCGCCGGCGAGGACGGCGACGAGCCGGTCGATGCCGACCGCGAACCCGGCGTGCGGGGGTGCCCCGTACCGGAAGGCGTCGAGGAGGAACCCGAACCCGGCGCGGGCGCGCGCCTCGTCGATGCCGAGGACGGTGAAGACCAGGGCCTGGAGCTCCGGGTCGTGGATCCGGACGCTGCCCGACCCGAGCTCCACGCCGTTCAGCACCAGGTCGTAGGAGAGCGAGCGCACGGCGAGGAGCCGCTCCCCCGCGCCGGGCACGAGCAGGTGCCGGTCGTCGGGGTGCGGGGCCGTGAACGGGTGGTGCGCGGGCACGGGGCGGCCGGCGTCGTCGAGGCCCTCGAAGAGGGGGAAGTCGAGGATCCAGACCAGGACGAGGTCCCGCTCGTCGACGGGGTGCGCCACCTCGACCCGGAGCGCCCCCAGGACGCGCACGACCGTCGGCTCGGGCCCGGCCACGATGAGGAGCAGGTCGCCCGGCCGGGCGCCGAAGACGTCGACGAGGCCGAGCGCCTCGGCGTCCGAGAGGTACTTCCGCACCGGCGACTCGAGCGCCCCGTGGTCGCCGACGACCATCCACACCAGCCCGGCGGCGCCGAGCGACTGGGCCCGCTCGACGAGGGCGTCGCGGCGGCCCCGGCCCAGCTCGGCGCCGCCCGGGACGCAGAGGCCTCGCACCGCGTCGGCCTGGAAGGCGCGGAACTCCGTGGCCGCCAGCGGCTCGCGGAGGTCGACGATCTCGAGCCCGACGCGCAGGTCGGGCTTGTCGGTGCCGTAGCGGGCCCGGGCCTCGTGCCAGGTGAGCGTGGTCGCGGTCGGCGCCGGCTCGCCGGTGGCGGCGGTGATCGCGTCGCGCACCGCCGACTCGATCACGCGTCGGACGTCGGCGCCGTCGGCGAAGCTCATCTCGGCGTCGAGCTGCATGAACTCGAGCTGCCGGTCGGCCCGCGGGTCCTCGTCGCGGAGGCAGCGGGCGATCTGGTAGTAGCGGTCGAGGCCGCCGACCATCAGCAGCTGCTTCAGGAGCTGGGGGCTCTGGGGCAGGGCGTAGAAGGACCCCGGCGACCGTCGCGCCGGCACGACGAAGTCGCGCGCCCCCTCCGGGGTCGACGCCACGAGCATCGGCGTCTCGATCTCGGTGAACCCGAAGCCGTCGAGCGCGGCGCGGAGGGCGTGGTTCACCCGCGCGCGCAGGTGCAGGTTCCGCTGGAGCCGCTCCGAGCGGAGGTCGAGGTACCGGTACTTCAGCCGCAGCCCCTCGTCGGCCTCGACGCGCTCGTCGACCGGGATCGGCGGCGGGTCGGCGCGGTTCAGCACCTCGACGGCGTCGGCCGCGACCTCGACGGCGCCGGTGGCGAGCTCGGGGTTCGCGGTGCCGTCCGGGCGCACGCGCACCTGGCCCTCCACCCGGAGCACGTACTCGGCGCGGATCGCGTGCACGTCGACGCCCGCCACGTGGGCGGGGTCGACGACGACCTGGACGACGCCGGCCACGTCGCGCAGGTCGAGGAACACCACGCCCCCGTGGTCGCGTCGCCCGGCGACCCAGCCGCAGAGCGCGACGTGGGCGCCGACGTGGTCGACCCGCAGGTCGCCGGCCCGGTGGGTGCGGAGGGCGGTGGCGGTCACGCGCCGTCCTCGGGCAGCGGCGGCTCGGCGCGGGCCCGCAGCCAGCCCGCGACCTGCTCGCGGGGGACCTCGCGCTGCTCGCCGCTCAGCAGGTCCTTGACCCCCACGGTGCCGCGCCCGGCCTCGGCCCGCCCGACCATGATCCCGAAGCGGGCGCCGGACCGGTCGGCGAGCTTCCACTGGGCCTTCACCGACCGCCCGCCGTAGGCGCGGTCGGCGCGCAGCCCGGCCTCGCGGAGCTCGGCGACGAGGGCGGTGGCGCTGGCGTCCCCGACCCCGTCGACCACGAAGGCGTCGAGCGCGGCGGCCACCGCGGGGAGCACGCCCTCGGCGTCGCAGGCGATGAGCACCCGCTCGACGCCGATCCCGAAGCCGATCCCGGGCGTCGGCGGTCCTCCCATCTCCTCGGCGAGCTCGTCGTAGCGGCCCCCGCCGCCGATCGCGTCCTGGGCCGCGTCGAGCGCGGCGCCGGCGAACTCGAACGTCGTGCTCGTGTAGTAGTCGAACCCGCGCACGAGTCGAGGCGTGAGCTCGTAGTCGATCCCGATGGCGTCGAGGCCCTGCTGCACCCGCTCGAAGTGCCGGCGGGCCTCCGTCCCGAGGTGCTCGGTGAGCTGGGGGGCGCGCTCGATCACGTCCTGCCACTCCTCCTGCTTGGTGTCGAGGAGGCGCAGGGGGTGGGCCTCGGCCCGGGCCCGGAACTCGGGGCCCAGCCCGCCGGCGTGGGCGAGGAGGTGCTGGCGGAGGCGGTCGACGAACGCGGCCCGGTCGGCCGGGTCCCCCATCGAGTTCAGCCGTAGCGTCACCTGCCGCAGGCCGAGGTCACGGTAGAAGCCGTGCGCGAGCGCGATGACCTCCACGTCGACGTCGGGGTCGTCGAGCCCCAGCACCTCGGCGCCGAGCTGCCAGTGCTGGCGGTAGCGGCCGCGCTGCGGCCGCTCGTAGCGGAAGTGCGGCGCCAGGTACCAGACCTTCCACGGGACGGTGGGCCGGTGCTGCACGAAGGCGCGCACGACCGGGGCCGTTCCTTCCGGTCGCAGCGCCAGCGACCGTCCCCCCCGGTCGGTCAGCTCGTACATCTCCTTCCGGACGACGTCGGTGCTGTCGCCGACCCGCTGGAACACCTCGACGTGCTCGAGCAGCGGGGTGACCACCAGCCCGTAGCCGAACCGGGCGGCGCGGCTCGCGAACGCCTCGACGAGCGCGATCCACCGCGACGTTTCGGGGGGGAGGACGTCGTGCGTCCCGATCGGCGCGCGGTACTCGGCATCCGCCACCGGGCGATCGTAGGCGCGGGCGTCGCGCGCGCCTGGCGTCAGTTCCGCGCGTGCCCGGGCAGCAGCCGGTAGGCCTCGTACACCGAGTCGACCCGCTGCACCGATCGCAGGATCGAGTCGAGGTGGCTCGGGTCGGCGAGCTCGAAGTCGAACCGCAGGTGCGCGACCCGGTCGGTCGAGGTCTGTGACGTGCTCGTGAGGATGTTCACGTGGTGCTCCGCGAGCACCTGCGCGACGTCGCGCAGCAGGCGCGCCCGGTCGAGCGCCTCGACCTCGATCGACACCACGAAGGTGGCGGTCTCGTCGTGGTCCCACTCGACCTCGATGACCCGCTGGGTCTGGTTGGCGAGGGCGGTGGCGTTCGCGCAGTCGGAGCGGTGCACCGAGACCCCGCGGCCTCGGGTCACGAACCCCATGATCTCGTCGCCCGGCACGGGGGTGCAGCAGCGCGAGAGCCGCACCATCACGTCGTCGAGGCCCTCGACGTGCACGCCGACGGTTCGGGACCGCTGGGCCCGCGGGGCGTGCGGCGGGCGCGTCGTCGTGACCGGCAGCTGCTCCTCGCCGCCCCGGAGCTCGCGCTCCACGCGCTGGGCCACCGCCCGCGCCGACACGTGGCCCTCGCCGATCGCCGCGTACAGCGCGTCGAGGTCGTGGTAGTGGAGCGCCGCCGCCACCTGCTTCAAGGAGTCGGACTGGGTGAGCTTCTGGACCGGGAGCCCTTCCTTGCGGAGGGCCTTCGAGAGCTCCTCGCGTCCGGTGTCCATGGCGTCGACGCGGCGCTCGCGCGAGAACCACTGCCGGATCTTGCTGCGAGCCCGCGGGGTGTGCGCGAACTGGAGCCAGTCCAGGCTCGGCCCCGCCCCCTCGACCTTGCTGGTGAAGATCTCCACCGCGTCGCCGGACGCCAGCGCCGAGTCGAGCGGCACGAGCCGGCCGTTGACGCGGGCGCCCACGCAGCGGTGCCCCACCTCGGTGTGGATGGCGTACGCGAAGTCGACCGGTGTCGCACCGGACGGGAGCGTCACCACCTTGCCCTTCGGGGTGAACACGAAGACCTCGTCCTGCTGCAGGTCGACCTTCAGGGTCTCCATGAACTCGGTCGGGTCGGCGGTGTCCTGCTGCCAGTCGACGATCCGCTGCAGCCAGGCCAGGTCCTCGGCCGGTGAGCGCTCCTTGTAGCCCCAGTGGGCGGCGATC
This genomic interval from Acidimicrobiia bacterium contains the following:
- the alaS gene encoding alanine--tRNA ligase, which codes for MAPRTAGELRLAFLDFFAARGHVIVPSAALIPHDPTVLFTVAGMVPFKPYFVGDEAPPWPRAASIQKCVRAGGKHNDLDDIGRTNRHFSFFEMLGNFSFGDYFKAETIPWAWEFLTEVLELDPERLWVTVHVSDDDADGIWRREVGLPPARIQRLDEENVWRMGDTGPCGLSSELFWDLGDDFGPGGGPAQSPDRYIELWNLVFMQFDQRVDGQVPLPRPSIDTGAGLERNLMALQGVDSIFDIDVFAPLVQTAERVTGVTYGRKPDLDVSLRILAEHARTMTFLVADGVVPSNEERGYVLRRIIRRAVRHAFLLGAQQVVTPTLAEATIEVMGDAYPEIVSQRDLVTRTVEREEERFRQTLERGLEVLDDLLAKGDVGGGDAFFLHDTLGFPIDLTREVAGERGRTVDGAGFEARMEEQRSRAAAARKATGGEVGTAAYRALLEEVGPTEFTGRVEYETPDAAVQALVVGDRRVDRAADGEVDVVLDRTPFYAEAGGQVGDTGVLLGPNGRVRVVDTTYALPGLVAHHGRLEEGEIAAGDLVTARIDADRRDRIRRNHTATHILHWALREVLGPHVKQAGSLVAPDRLRFDFSHDRAVTVEELDRVEALANAEIITDAPVRHYETTKEHAEALGAIAFFGDKYGDLVRVLEAGEHSLELCGGTHVHALGFIGPIKIVSESSIGANLRRIEAVTGADALARIHDEERALRAAATALRVKPEELPGRVERLRDEVRALQAELSAQRARGAVAEASDLAAAAVDGVVVDRRDGRGADELRALAVAARDALGGGVVGLVGAGPDGASATVVVAVSADLVGRGVTASEIARPVAAVLGGGTGKAPDVAVGGGRNVAALDEARAVLERSARDARGPADA
- a CDS encoding adenylate/guanylate cyclase domain-containing protein is translated as MEPTTAETRLVAARAAFERHDWEASYELLAAEDGERPLDADDLVRFADAAKWSGRAGEVVPLLERAVERYGANGDRRGAARVTLDLAREHWQRGDGAVAVGCAAQAGRLLEDVPECAEHGHLAALVARGVLELGDLEEGLAQAQAAVDIGRRTGSRDVEAMGRLWQGHALLASGRVEEGRARVDEANAAAVGGELGLVATGTIFCATLWACRNLGDWGRAGEWTQVSLRWCERQRVNGFPGLCRFHRAEVMRIHGDYADAELDARTAIDELLVSGPRYAGWGFMELGEIQRRRGDLDAAAESFGRALELGTDPQPGLALLELERGNVDAARACVRRALDHPSVLAQEERPTVLPAAVTIELAAGHLDEAREAAAELRAVAERCATPATTAAAVHADGELALAAGDVDGGLALLDRACRLWCEVDAPYEAAQTRTLLAEGHRRRGDQATATLELDAAARAFERLGARRDAERVRRRLAADAPATRTEKAFMFTDIVESTRLLEAMGDDAWQRLLAWHDRTLRACFEVHDGTEVKHEGDGFFVAFETPAAALACAVAVQRRLAEQRQEHGFAPPVRIGVHAAEATERDGDFFGRGVHEAARVAGLAAGDEILASAAALATVGDRFDVTEPRALAVKGLADPVAVATVTWR
- the hisS gene encoding histidine--tRNA ligase, whose protein sequence is MADAEYRAPIGTHDVLPPETSRWIALVEAFASRAARFGYGLVVTPLLEHVEVFQRVGDSTDVVRKEMYELTDRGGRSLALRPEGTAPVVRAFVQHRPTVPWKVWYLAPHFRYERPQRGRYRQHWQLGAEVLGLDDPDVDVEVIALAHGFYRDLGLRQVTLRLNSMGDPADRAAFVDRLRQHLLAHAGGLGPEFRARAEAHPLRLLDTKQEEWQDVIERAPQLTEHLGTEARRHFERVQQGLDAIGIDYELTPRLVRGFDYYTSTTFEFAGAALDAAQDAIGGGGRYDELAEEMGGPPTPGIGFGIGVERVLIACDAEGVLPAVAAALDAFVVDGVGDASATALVAELREAGLRADRAYGGRSVKAQWKLADRSGARFGIMVGRAEAGRGTVGVKDLLSGEQREVPREQVAGWLRARAEPPLPEDGA
- a CDS encoding bifunctional (p)ppGpp synthetase/guanosine-3',5'-bis(diphosphate) 3'-pyrophosphohydrolase, which encodes MVALARVTDADTKARGRAHEGDREPEPAELQALDDLLAPLLAEFERHRPEDDTAVIVEAGRTALMAHEGQFRRSGEPYITHPVAVATIVAELGLDAQTVAGALLHDAVEDTGLTLETIEQTFGDGVARVVDGVTKLDRLQFNSKEAQQAATIRKMLVAMADDWRVLLIKLADRLHNMRTLAVMPEWKQRRTAQETFDVYAPLAHRLGVQQVRWQLEDLAFATLHPKRYAEIEQMVAARAPQREEYLERVLVHVRQRLEDMGIDADVTGRPKHLWSIYEKMVVRGKEFDEVQDLVGVRVIVESVKDCYGALGSIHALWAPVQGRFKDYIAMPKFNLYQSLHTTVVGPGGKPVEVQIRTKEMHRRAEFGIAAHWGYKERSPAEDLAWLQRIVDWQQDTADPTEFMETLKVDLQQDEVFVFTPKGKVVTLPSGATPVDFAYAIHTEVGHRCVGARVNGRLVPLDSALASGDAVEIFTSKVEGAGPSLDWLQFAHTPRARSKIRQWFSRERRVDAMDTGREELSKALRKEGLPVQKLTQSDSLKQVAAALHYHDLDALYAAIGEGHVSARAVAQRVERELRGGEEQLPVTTTRPPHAPRAQRSRTVGVHVEGLDDVMVRLSRCCTPVPGDEIMGFVTRGRGVSVHRSDCANATALANQTQRVIEVEWDHDETATFVVSIEVEALDRARLLRDVAQVLAEHHVNILTSTSQTSTDRVAHLRFDFELADPSHLDSILRSVQRVDSVYEAYRLLPGHARN
- a CDS encoding replication-associated recombination protein A translates to MSDLFSASVEERLARRAPLAARLRPRTLDEVVGQGHLLGPGKPLRTLIESDRLSSVVLWGPPGTGKTTIARTVAGATRQAFEPLSAVSAGVKEVREVAARARSRLGERGQGTILFLDEVHRFSRTQQDALLPHVEEGLLVLIGATTENPYFSLTGPLLSRSTLFRLEPLGPDALRELVARALHDPRGLGDAVTLDDDAFDHLVARADGDARHALTSLDVAAALAAEAGRDRVTLADTEAAMALRALRYGDDEHYDVLSAFIKSIRGSDPDAGLYWLAHMLEAGEDARLIARRLVILASEDVGLADPRGLLVADAAARAVEYVGLPEARLNLAQAVLYLARAPKSNSVLTALDAATHDIRDGAPARVPVHLRDASYPGAARLGHGDGYRYPHHEPSGWVDQDYRPPEAADHRYYRASGHGEDVDPDPGAAGAPAPERDGHRGEAGA
- the aspS gene encoding aspartate--tRNA ligase; protein product: MTATALRTHRAGDLRVDHVGAHVALCGWVAGRRDHGGVVFLDLRDVAGVVQVVVDPAHVAGVDVHAIRAEYVLRVEGQVRVRPDGTANPELATGAVEVAADAVEVLNRADPPPIPVDERVEADEGLRLKYRYLDLRSERLQRNLHLRARVNHALRAALDGFGFTEIETPMLVASTPEGARDFVVPARRSPGSFYALPQSPQLLKQLLMVGGLDRYYQIARCLRDEDPRADRQLEFMQLDAEMSFADGADVRRVIESAVRDAITAATGEPAPTATTLTWHEARARYGTDKPDLRVGLEIVDLREPLAATEFRAFQADAVRGLCVPGGAELGRGRRDALVERAQSLGAAGLVWMVVGDHGALESPVRKYLSDAEALGLVDVFGARPGDLLLIVAGPEPTVVRVLGALRVEVAHPVDERDLVLVWILDFPLFEGLDDAGRPVPAHHPFTAPHPDDRHLLVPGAGERLLAVRSLSYDLVLNGVELGSGSVRIHDPELQALVFTVLGIDEARARAGFGFLLDAFRYGAPPHAGFAVGIDRLVAVLAGEENIREVIAFPKTQSGADPLMGAPSPIDPEQLRELGLSVTRRR